Proteins from a single region of Ziziphus jujuba cultivar Dongzao chromosome 1, ASM3175591v1:
- the LOC107425063 gene encoding squamosa promoter-binding protein 1: MESSKAQGKRSFKYKMEEDEDQEEEEEEDEDSGSGLGFGEDNETKKRAMTTTSSSSKRGSSAGGSTRPCCQADNCNADLTDAKHYHRRHKVCEFHAKAPVVLVAGHQQRFCQQCSRFHGLLEFDENKRSCRRRLAGHNERRRKSSSDFQGEGSN; encoded by the exons atgGAATCAAGCAAAGCTCAGGGAAAGAGGAGCTTCAAGTACAAGATGGAGGAGGATGAGGACcaggaggaggaagaggaggaggatGAAGATAGTGGTAGCGGATTAGGGTTTGGAGAGGATAATGAAACGAAGAAAAGAGCCATGACCACTACTTCTTCGTCAAGCAAGAGAGGATCTAGTGCAGGAGGGTCAACGCGGCCGTGTTGCCAAGCCGACAACTGCAATGCTGACTTGACCGACGCAAAACACTACCACCGGCGCCACAAGGTCTGTGAGTTCCACGCCAAGGCTCCGGTCGTCCTGGTGGCTGGACACCAGCAGCGCTTTTGCCAACAATGTAGCAG GTTCCATGGGTTATTAGAGTTTGATGAAAATAAAAGGAGTTGCCGTCGACGTTTGGCTGGACACAATGAGCGTCGTAGGAAAAGCTCATCTGACTTTCAAGGAGAAGGCTCCAACTAA
- the LOC107425190 gene encoding uncharacterized protein LOC107425190: MTASMVLRIVILLQLFQCRRKQECHGVFAWLDRTISMLIRSLDMTYHAIKFDRFSKFVLTVIYAWENTFVRLASYLMMIYLRNNIIAVAVAFAGLEGMRISSTATSVVTYTCVLFLCKFLCMVLYKKDVNQMGELFSIYRSYIGHFI; encoded by the exons ATGACAGCAAGCATGGTGCTGCGAATTGTAATATTACTGCAGCTATTT CAATGTAGAAGAAAGCAAGAGTGTCATGGAGTGTTTGCTTGGCTTGATCG AACAATATCAATGTTGATCAGAAGCTTAGACATGACATACCACGCCATCAAGTTTGACAG GTTCAGCAAGTTCGTATTAACTGTAATCTATGCATGGGAAAATACTTTTGTGAGACTTGCAAGCTATTTGATGATGAT ATATCTAAGAAACAATATCATTGCAGTGGCTGTGGCATTTGCAG GATTGGAGGGCATGAGAATTTCTTCCACTGCTACAAGTGTGGTAACCTATacttgtgttttatttttgtgtaagTTCCTCTGTATGGTGCTATATAAGAAAGATGTAAACCAGATGGgtgaattattttcaatttatcgTAGTTATATAGGTCACTTTATTTAA
- the LOC107425068 gene encoding mitochondrial arginine transporter BAC1 isoform X2, with translation MGESYPYKEYVAGLLAGVATVLIGHPFDTVKVKLQKHNTEAHGIKYRGGLHCTARILRTEGIRGLYRGAMSSFIGVAFESSLVFGIYSQMKQSLQVAMGSSQTGGPQLQIIVPSAAYGGAIISFVLCPSELLKCRMQVQGTDSLVPMSSRYSGPLDCALKTVKDEGVKGIFRGGFTTFLRESLGNAVFFSVYENVRYHMHSRLKSGSSDCTSLIDVGVGILSGGLGVLVSCFAVGCGKDQNTNCCRQ, from the exons ATGGGTGAGAGCTACCCTTACAAGGAATACGTGGCTGGTTTGCTCGCCGGCGTTGCCACTGTCCTCATCGGCCACCCCTTCGACACCGTTAAG GTGAAATTGCAAAAGCACAATACTGAAGCACATGGGATCAAGTACAGGGGTGGTTTGCATTGTACTGCGAGGATACTAAGGACTGAAGGA ATAAGAGGGCTTTATAGAGGAGCAATGTCGTCTTTCATAGGGGTGGCTTTTGAGAGTTCCCTAGTTTTTGGAATTTATTCCCAGATGAAACAGTCGCTGCAGGTAGCAATG GGAAGTTCACAAACTGGTGGGCCACAGCTGCAAATAATAGTTCCGTCTGCTGCTTACGGTGGAGCAATCATCAGTTTTGTATTATGTCCATCAGAGTTGTTGAAG TGTAGGATGCAAGTTCAAGGCACAGACTCTTTGGTGCCAATGTCCAGCAGATACAGTGGTCCTCTTGATTGTGCCCTTAAAACTGTTAAAGATGAAGGG GTTAAAGGGATTTTTCGTGGAGGTTTTACAACATTCTTAAGAGAATCTTTGGGAAATGCAGTCTTCTTCAGTGTTTACGAGAATGTCCGCTATCACATGCATTCAAGACTGAAATCTGGTTCATCTGACTGTACCAGCTTGATTGACGTGGGAGTTGGGATTTTGAGTGGTGGTCTTGGTG TTTTGGTCAGCTGTTTTGCCGTTGGATGTGGCAAAGACCAAAATACAAACTGCTGCAGACAATAA
- the LOC107425068 gene encoding mitochondrial arginine transporter BAC1 isoform X1: MGESYPYKEYVAGLLAGVATVLIGHPFDTVKVKLQKHNTEAHGIKYRGGLHCTARILRTEGIRGLYRGAMSSFIGVAFESSLVFGIYSQMKQSLQVAMGSSQTGGPQLQIIVPSAAYGGAIISFVLCPSELLKCRMQVQGTDSLVPMSSRYSGPLDCALKTVKDEGVKGIFRGGFTTFLRESLGNAVFFSVYENVRYHMHSRLKSGSSDCTSLIDVGVGILSGGLGGIAFWSAVLPLDVAKTKIQTAADNNTSRNPFQILSSIYTRNGLKGWYTGLYPTIVRAFPANAAAIVTWELAIKLLGVKHD; encoded by the exons ATGGGTGAGAGCTACCCTTACAAGGAATACGTGGCTGGTTTGCTCGCCGGCGTTGCCACTGTCCTCATCGGCCACCCCTTCGACACCGTTAAG GTGAAATTGCAAAAGCACAATACTGAAGCACATGGGATCAAGTACAGGGGTGGTTTGCATTGTACTGCGAGGATACTAAGGACTGAAGGA ATAAGAGGGCTTTATAGAGGAGCAATGTCGTCTTTCATAGGGGTGGCTTTTGAGAGTTCCCTAGTTTTTGGAATTTATTCCCAGATGAAACAGTCGCTGCAGGTAGCAATG GGAAGTTCACAAACTGGTGGGCCACAGCTGCAAATAATAGTTCCGTCTGCTGCTTACGGTGGAGCAATCATCAGTTTTGTATTATGTCCATCAGAGTTGTTGAAG TGTAGGATGCAAGTTCAAGGCACAGACTCTTTGGTGCCAATGTCCAGCAGATACAGTGGTCCTCTTGATTGTGCCCTTAAAACTGTTAAAGATGAAGGG GTTAAAGGGATTTTTCGTGGAGGTTTTACAACATTCTTAAGAGAATCTTTGGGAAATGCAGTCTTCTTCAGTGTTTACGAGAATGTCCGCTATCACATGCATTCAAGACTGAAATCTGGTTCATCTGACTGTACCAGCTTGATTGACGTGGGAGTTGGGATTTTGAGTGGTGGTCTTGGTGGTATCGCT TTTTGGTCAGCTGTTTTGCCGTTGGATGTGGCAAAGACCAAAATACAAACTGCTGCAGACAATAACACTTCACGGAATCCATTTCAAATCTTGAGCTCG ATTTACACTAGGAACGGATTGAAAGGATGGTATACGGGTTTGTATCCTACAATAGTTCGGGCATTTCCTGCTAATGCAGCAGCAATTGTCACCTGGGAGCTAGCCATAAAACTTCTAGGTGTCAAGCACGACTGA